AGCTGATCCTGTCTTTCAATAACCTGATTTCAGTACCTGCTTCCAGCGAACGGTTATCTTCTGGTTTTAAGTAGATTCCCGGGTAAGGGGTGCGGATATTAAAATTCACCCTGGATACACCTGCCGTAGTTTGTAAAATAAACCTGGCAGGTCTGGAAGAATAAGGTGCGATATCATTCCCTGCTTTCGCATAGGATAACCGCACTTTTGCAAAGCTCACCGCCTTCGGTAATTTAAGCAGCTCGCTGATAATGGTACTGATCCCTGAAGAATAATAGAAATAACCCTTGTCTTTGATAGGTGTAAAGGCAAAAGTGCTGCTCCAGTCATTACGACCGGTGAGGTCCAGGAAGATACTATTTTTGAAATGTACCTGGGCGCTGCCAAAGAATGCCTGCAGTTGTTTCCGTTCCACACTCTGCTGTGCATCAAGTGCATTAGAGGCAATGTTTTTGACGGAGAATTTATTCACTACGATCAATCCTTCAGCAGCGGTTGCATTCGTACTGATCAGGCTTCTGTCGTGTGCCCTGATATCTGTGATGCTGGCACCCAGCATGCCTTGCAGTTTCCATAAAGGGGATAGCTGTCTGCTGGCAGTCATCATCATATCAGCATACAACTGTTTGTTACTTTCTTTCTCCAGTGTATACCTGCCATTAGGAGGGGAGAGCACCTGTTGGGTACCGGCATAAGCTTTTAATTCGTACTGGTCATCGCTCTTATCAAAATTAGCCCTGGCTTGCAGTGTAAGCCAGTCATTGAAGCGATACCTTGCTGAAAGAGAGGCCAGCCCCCTGTAACGATTATCTTCCCGCTCGTCTCTTTTCTGGATCCAGTAAGGGTTTTGCTGATCATCCTGCCCGCTCCACCCCATGGCATTGTTGATATTCCACCAGTTTTGCATATACATATTCCTGGCATCGTCAGAGTATTCGTAGTTTTTATAATTATTGAAATCCAGCCCGCGGGGGAATGTATATAAGCCAGTGAGCGGGTTATAATAAAGACCACTTGAAGGCCTGTTCACAGCATATTGTGCCAGGTAGGAAATGTTCGCATCTACATGTAGTTTGTTCTCCAGCAGATCGCTGGTGACGCGGATATTGAAATTGTGTTTTTGCAGGCGGTTGACAGGCATAATGCCCCTGTTCATCGTATTCGAGTAGGATATATAGTATTGGGTTTTTTCAAGACCTCCGCTGATAGAAAGACCATTCATAGAAGTCAGGCCCGTGTTGAAAAATGGTTTCACATGATCGCCCGCCTGTATAGGAGCCCCCCAGCTATCAGCAGAACCGGGCTGTTTCTCAGCAGCATAAGGAGGCACTGACTGACCATAGCGATATTGCAATGAAGGCAGCAGCAAGGGTGTTTCAGTGGTCAGGTCTGAAGAAACCTCGATATGCCCTTTGCCAGAATGACCTTTTTTAGTAGTGATCATAATCACGCCATTTGCGGCCTGGCTGCCATACAAGGCAGCGGCAGAAGCGCTCTTTAGTACACTGATACTTTCAATATCATCTGGGTTCAGGTTCGAAATACCATCTCCGCCATCGCGGCCACCATTCCCGGTGATACCCGAGGATTCACCCCAAATGTCCGTAGGTTGCGAGGGTGTAAAGTTTGCCATCGGTACCCCATCAATGATATACAAAGGTTGATTTTCGCGGGTCGATTTATTCCCCCTCAGTACAACTCTTGCAGAACCACCGATACCCGAGGCACTGCGGTTGATCATTACACCAGCTATTCTGCCGGAGAGGTTATTGATCACATTGGCATCTTTTACGGTAGAGATATCGTCACTATTCAGTAAGCCGGTAGAGTAGGGGAGTTCTTTATTGTTTTTGGGGATGCCGAGTGCAGTAACGATCAGTTCATTCAGCCCTTTGATATTTTCGGTGAGGGTAACATCGAGTTTAGAACTGGCCAGGGGTGCCAGGATCTCCCTGTTGATGTAGCCTACAGAGCGGAAGATCAGTACATCACTAAGGCCCGTAGCAATTGTATAAAATCCCGCGTCATCAGTTTTCACCCCTCTTGTAGTATTTTTAATCATCACCGTTACACCAGGTAGTGGTGAGCCATGCATAGAAACCACCCTGCCATTGATCTCTTTCTGTGCCAAAGCCGGGTTATGCAGTTGTACGCTTTCAGGGGTGTCACTTATTGTGCTGACAATTACATTTTCACCCCTGGGAGTAAATTTATAACCCGTCAAGGTGGATAACTGATCGAGGACCTGCGTTAAAGTGAGATTGTTACAGTGGAGCGAGACCCGCTGTTCTACATCGATGCTGGCTTTATCGTAGTGAAAACTAATGTGTTGCCTGGCAGCAATGGCATCCAGAATTTCCGTTACCGGCTGATTGCGAAAGGAGAGGCTAATCTGGGCCATAGCATTCCTGCCTGCTAATAATGCTATTAACAGGAAAATTACGACAACACATACTTTCATTAAGTATGATCTTCCCTTCATTTCAGCCCCGGTGATTTTAACATAATAAAGCAGCAATAAACATTTATGGGGCTACCCAAATACTACATGCAGGAATGCTCCGGGGAGCGGATTATAAATAGCCGGCATCCTCCGCATTACGGAAGACACCCTGGTAATAGTATCAAAACGTGTTAGATGTTAGAAGGAGCCTGAATGAAAAGTAATCAGAAGATGCTGAGAATGATGGAACGAAAATTCTCTTCCTCTGGTATCCGGATTCAACCGGAGAAATTTACTTCTGATCCACGCTCACCTGATTGTAGTGCCGGGGCTAACCCCATAAATTATTTCTTATTTTTTAAAATTATAGTGTCACGCTCTTTTGACCAGGCCAGCGATTCCGTCAGACAAATTGTTTCCAGCACATTTTGCAGGGTTTCCTGCCGGAAGCTTCCGGTGTAGGTCCATGCTTTCTTGTCACTTTGGTTGATGATAGTTACTGCAAAGGTGTTTTCAATGGCGTTGCGCACTTGTTCATACGATGCATCTTTGAATACCAGGGTGCCCTGTTGCCATCCGGTGGCTTCTGGCGTATTAAATTTCGACCTGGTTACCTGCAGGCTTTGCAGGTCATAACTCAACTGCTCACTTGATTCAAGTACGACTGGCTTTTTACCGGTGGCGGTTACTTTTACTTTTCCACTCAGCAGTGCTACAGTGATTTTCTGTTCGTTACGGTAAGCGCGTATATTGAAAGAGGTGCCCAGCGCTGTGGTACTGAGGCCTCCGCTGTGTACGGTGAATTGGCGTGCGGGGTCGGGGGCTACATCAAAGTAGGCCTCACCTTCTTCAAGGAAGAGATCACGACCTGTGCTGAAGTGTACAGGATACCTGAGCCGGCTGCCTGCGTTCAGTACAATGGTGCTGCCGTCTTCCAGTGTCAGGTGTTCGGTTTTACCTTTTACGGTAGTAATGATATAAAATCCGTCGATAATTTCTTTGTGGTTGTCAACTTTGGCAATGGGGGCTTGACCGGCAGGGAGGACGCTGCGGGTGTAGTGCTGGAAAAACCAGCTGGCGGCAGCTACCAACAAAGTGATAGCGGCAGCGGCATAGTACCACGGGCGCATGGTGCGCCGGCGGGGCACGTTAATATTCTTCTGCAGTGCAGCGTGTACATCTGCAAGGTCCTGCTGGATGACAGTGTCCGGAATGTGTGTAACAGGCTGTTGTATCCCTTCAAACCACTCTTCTATCAACTGTTTTTCCCCGGCTGTGGACTGTTCTTCGTTATAACGTTCCAATAATTTCTTTATCTGATCAAGGTTCACAGCGTTGTAATTTAAATAATGTCCTAATGTATCTGTTGTTTGTCCCTAACGTTAGTGATGCTCTTAATGGAGTCGTACCAGGTTGCAGTAAGTACCATCAATTATAAAAAAAAGCGGCGCTCAGCAGCAACAATACGATGTCTGTCTGTGCATGGTTGGTACGTAAAATTTTTAAGGCCTTGGTAATCTGGTTCTTAACTGTTTGCTGAGATAATCCCATGCGTAGTGCGATCTGTTCCACCGTCTGGTGTTCCACCCTGCTCAGGATGAAGACTTCCTTCATTCGTTCAGGAAGCTGGTTGATCGTTTCAAACACGTCTTCTGTGCGGGTTTTGCTGTCCAGCAGTTCGGTAATACTACCGGGTTGTACATCAAAGTGTTCGATGAGTTGCTGCAGGTATTTACGATAAGTCGTGTTCTTCCGGTAGATATCTATGATCTTGTGACGGGCAGACTGGTAGAGATATGATTTCAACGATTCATTGACACTCAGCGTCTGCCTTCTTTCCCAAAGGGAGGTAAAGAGTTCCTGTAATACATCCTTGCCTGCTTCGGCAGGTTCAATCTTACTAAGGATATAGAGGTATAACGGCTGACTATAACGTGCGTAGATAGTATTGAAGGCCATTATGTTATCTTCCTGTAGTAGTGAAAGTAATTGGGTATCTGAGTAATTACTATACATGGATTACAGTCGTGACATAGATTTGGTTAAGGTTCTCAACAAGCGTATATATGAGGGGAAATTACCACATTTATTGATAATACAAAAACAAAAAAGCCGGCCATTGGCCGGCTAAAAATTTATGCCTCTTTCAATCTCAATTCATTCTTATATTCTTTGGGTGTTTTCCCCACTATCTCTTTAAAAAACCTGTTAAAATTCGAGAGGTTCTTGAACCCGCACGAATATGCTATCTCTGCTATCGACCAATCTTCTTCAGTGAGCCGCTTACAGGCATGCCCGATTCTCACCTCATTCAAAAACTGCACGAAAGACTTCTTTGTTCTGTTCTTAAAGAAGCGGCAGAAAGACTGTGGAGAAAGGTTGGTGATACTTGCCACATCCTGCAAAGAGATCTCCTTGCTGAAGTTACTCATCACATACTTGAACACTTCATCGATCTTATGGTTATCCTTCGCATTGAAAGCATGTGAATAACCTGTACTTGCCAGGTATTGTACATCCTTGGTTTCTGTCAATACTTTCAGGATATTCAATAATGAAATAATTCTTTCCAGTCCTTCTTTTTTTGGCAGCTGCAGGATCTGGTCTTTCAGCAGGTCATAGGTAGGGCCTATGATCTTCATGCCGCGTTGTGCGCGGTGAAACAGATCTGTTAATGCCTTTGTTTCCGGCAGTCCGTAGAACTTATCTCCGAAAATATCTTTCGGAAAATAAATCACCACAGATCTTGCTTTCAGCGCTTCATTGTTTTTGTAGTAGCTTTCATCATTGTACCATACGTGTGGAATGTGTGGCCCCAGAAACACCATGTCTCCTACGTCAAAACTCTCAATGCTGTCGCCTACAATTCTTTTACCGTTGCTTTCTGTAACGTATACCAGCTCGCACTCCGGGTGAAAATGGAATGGAGTATTGAAATAAGGATCACTTCTCTCAATGATCGTGATCTGATTGTCGGCAAATGCCCCCACTTTAATAAGAATGGGTTTCATGTAGTATAAGTTTAAGCTGTTTGTATTCTAGCTCCGTTGTGATGATGATTCGTCTTCTTGCCCCAGACAGGACATTATCTCCCGAAACAATTCAATTTGTATAGTAATAATTCCATGACCATTTCCAAATGGATGTCGGTCTCCAAATTCATTCCCCCTGACAGAAGTTTTTCTGTGAAAGTGGCAAATTATCAAATTTTGGTTAAAAAAACATCATTTTTTAGTAAATATCATTTATTTCCTGTTGAAACGCCTATCCGGGCCACTTAAGGAGGCATGATTGATATCATTCCTCCCGGGACAGCCTCTACTGGAAATAATTTGGTCGTTTGCTACTAAGATTATAATTTTCTAACGAATCAAACCAAATCTGAATCACGTGAAAGGAATATCGATTAAAGATATAGCCCAGCAGGCCGGCGTTTCTCCCACCACCGTTTCTTTCGTTCTGAATGGTAAAGGAAAAGAAAAAAGGATCAGCGAACAGGTAAGCAAACGTATTCTGAAGATAGCCGGCAAGCTAAAGTATAAACCTAACCAACTGGCACGTGGTTTACGCACTGGT
This window of the Chitinophaga sancti genome carries:
- a CDS encoding SusC/RagA family TonB-linked outer membrane protein encodes the protein MKGRSYLMKVCVVVIFLLIALLAGRNAMAQISLSFRNQPVTEILDAIAARQHISFHYDKASIDVEQRVSLHCNNLTLTQVLDQLSTLTGYKFTPRGENVIVSTISDTPESVQLHNPALAQKEINGRVVSMHGSPLPGVTVMIKNTTRGVKTDDAGFYTIATGLSDVLIFRSVGYINREILAPLASSKLDVTLTENIKGLNELIVTALGIPKNNKELPYSTGLLNSDDISTVKDANVINNLSGRIAGVMINRSASGIGGSARVVLRGNKSTRENQPLYIIDGVPMANFTPSQPTDIWGESSGITGNGGRDGGDGISNLNPDDIESISVLKSASAAALYGSQAANGVIMITTKKGHSGKGHIEVSSDLTTETPLLLPSLQYRYGQSVPPYAAEKQPGSADSWGAPIQAGDHVKPFFNTGLTSMNGLSISGGLEKTQYYISYSNTMNRGIMPVNRLQKHNFNIRVTSDLLENKLHVDANISYLAQYAVNRPSSGLYYNPLTGLYTFPRGLDFNNYKNYEYSDDARNMYMQNWWNINNAMGWSGQDDQQNPYWIQKRDEREDNRYRGLASLSARYRFNDWLTLQARANFDKSDDQYELKAYAGTQQVLSPPNGRYTLEKESNKQLYADMMMTASRQLSPLWKLQGMLGASITDIRAHDRSLISTNATAAEGLIVVNKFSVKNIASNALDAQQSVERKQLQAFFGSAQVHFKNSIFLDLTGRNDWSSTFAFTPIKDKGYFYYSSGISTIISELLKLPKAVSFAKVRLSYAKAGNDIAPYSSRPARFILQTTAGVSRVNFNIRTPYPGIYLKPEDNRSLEAGTEIRLLKDRISFDFTWYKNNNYQQYMEVRAPSGSGYLYYYLNLGNIQNKGVEATLTVVPVQHTHIRWSTTINCTVNCNRVVQLSSNTIPGAGPDNYYILTEFNTNMYGSFIKEGGSWGDIYTNKELYKNEKGQYVIDEQGNLVTRNIFKKVGNPNPRLISGWSNTVEYRHFTFNCLIDGRFGGDVMSVTSSVLDNYGVSERSARARDNGGVSLNAVYENGTPLTVPYDARKYFSTIGGRAGIGEMYMYDATNIRLRELSLTYEVPVKSKYINRLQIGLLGKNLCFLKLNAPFDPEVAMSSGNALQGIDVFGLSATRSIGVHVKAAF
- a CDS encoding FecR family protein; amino-acid sequence: MNLDQIKKLLERYNEEQSTAGEKQLIEEWFEGIQQPVTHIPDTVIQQDLADVHAALQKNINVPRRRTMRPWYYAAAAITLLVAAASWFFQHYTRSVLPAGQAPIAKVDNHKEIIDGFYIITTVKGKTEHLTLEDGSTIVLNAGSRLRYPVHFSTGRDLFLEEGEAYFDVAPDPARQFTVHSGGLSTTALGTSFNIRAYRNEQKITVALLSGKVKVTATGKKPVVLESSEQLSYDLQSLQVTRSKFNTPEATGWQQGTLVFKDASYEQVRNAIENTFAVTIINQSDKKAWTYTGSFRQETLQNVLETICLTESLAWSKERDTIILKNKK
- a CDS encoding RNA polymerase sigma factor, with translation MYSNYSDTQLLSLLQEDNIMAFNTIYARYSQPLYLYILSKIEPAEAGKDVLQELFTSLWERRQTLSVNESLKSYLYQSARHKIIDIYRKNTTYRKYLQQLIEHFDVQPGSITELLDSKTRTEDVFETINQLPERMKEVFILSRVEHQTVEQIALRMGLSQQTVKNQITKALKILRTNHAQTDIVLLLLSAAFFYN
- a CDS encoding AraC family transcriptional regulator yields the protein MKPILIKVGAFADNQITIIERSDPYFNTPFHFHPECELVYVTESNGKRIVGDSIESFDVGDMVFLGPHIPHVWYNDESYYKNNEALKARSVVIYFPKDIFGDKFYGLPETKALTDLFHRAQRGMKIIGPTYDLLKDQILQLPKKEGLERIISLLNILKVLTETKDVQYLASTGYSHAFNAKDNHKIDEVFKYVMSNFSKEISLQDVASITNLSPQSFCRFFKNRTKKSFVQFLNEVRIGHACKRLTEEDWSIAEIAYSCGFKNLSNFNRFFKEIVGKTPKEYKNELRLKEA